The Hydra vulgaris chromosome 11, alternate assembly HydraT2T_AEP genome contains a region encoding:
- the LOC136087154 gene encoding 52 kDa repressor of the inhibitor of the protein kinase-like yields the protein MHLIYLRHHKIRCCGEIITDTIAEIKNSKYFSIIADEASDSSNKEQLSLVIRFVDSKFNIREEFISFLHCTNGVTGEGLFDILLTSISDFSLDIMNCRGQSYDGAGAMAGHTKGLSSRILNLNEKASFVHCYSHRLNLAICASCNVQYVKNLLTHVKEVSYFFNLSPTRQQKLEEHIESTVPSAVKKKLKDVCRTRWVEKVNGLDTFQELFIPLVSCLEEMSLNVSKSFNHSTSSSASSLLKLITGFDFIVAMFITRNVFDLTLPIMRMLQSKSNDIYDGLNLFRR from the coding sequence ATGCATCTTATATATCTAAGACATCACAAAATCAGGTGTTGTGGAGAAATTATTACTGACACAATagcagaaattaaaaattctaaatatttttctattattgctGATGAAGCTTCTGACAGTTCAAATAAAGAACAGCTATCATTAGTTATACGATTTGTTGATTCGAAGTTTAATATAAGAGAAgaatttatcagttttttacATTGCACAAATGGTGTTACTGGTGAAggattatttgatattttgttaacaAGTATTTCAGATTTTTCTTTAGATATCATGAATTGCCGAGGACAGTCATATGATGGTGCTGGAGCAATGGCTGGTCATACCAAAGGATTGTCCTCTCgcattttaaatctaaatgaaaAAGCTTCATTTGTTCATTGCTATAGCCATAGGCTGAATTTAGCTATTTGTGCCTCGTGCAACGTACAATATGTTAAGAATCTTCTGACACATGTTAAAGAagtatcatatttttttaatctttcaccTACGAGACAACAAAAGTTAGAGGAGCATATCGAAAGTACTGTTCCATCggctgttaaaaaaaagttaaaagatgtTTGCAGGACACGTTGGGTGGAAAAAGTAAATGGATTAGACACTTTTCAAGAACTTTTTATTCCTTTGGTCTCTTGTCTTGAAGAGATGTCTTTAAATGTCAGTAAGAGTTTTAATCACTCAACATCTTCAAGTGCATCGTCTCTTCTGAAATTAATTAcaggttttgattttattgttgctATGTTCATAACAAGAAATGTGTTTGACTTAACTCTTCCCATAATGCGAATGTTGCAGTCAAAGAGTAATGATATTTATGATGGTTTAAATCTGTTCAGGCGTTGA